The Argonema galeatum A003/A1 genome contains a region encoding:
- a CDS encoding PAS domain S-box protein gives MKIHHPKTGYGIGVLAVALALMVLWPGVLKNLLVAKDFIPHGHCYLWKPALVSLHVTSDLLIGGAYVAISATLAYLVYKSHQDIPFHWMFLLFGTFIIACGGTHFMEVWTLWTPTYWLSGELKLMTAVVSVTTAAVLPSLVPQVLALVEAAKVSQERKLKLEAANLELETVARQLQELDRLKSQFFANVSHELRTPLALILGPTEKLLASEQLDREHRHDLKVVRRNAQTLLKQVNDLLDVSKLEAGKMGVSYAQVDLAELVRLTAAHFETLAEDLQISFAVEGPQSLPAQVDPEKLQRICFNLFSNAFKFTPNGGTIGCILQIQREAGESAERESGRTGERENGRTGENVHNNSPIPPLPLRVTIIVEDSGPGVPPELREVIFEPFRQEERGMSRNFGSTGLGLAIVKEFIELHGGTLAVDDSALGGAKFTVELPLLAPAGVSLQTPIDKENINNELARQILAELQVEEITDRDDFFPLPLSPSSEPPLILVVEDNPEMNRFITQTLTPEYRAVTAFNGRTALELAIELRPDLILTDMMMPEMSGEELVREIRLHPELDAVPIVLLTAKADDELRVQLLREVAQDYVMKPFSVEELKARVGNLIAMKRTREILQRELGSATENLAVLAKEVQVRQQELQTTLLFLQESEQRFRQLAEHIHEIFWLSEPEKDRILYISPAYEQIWGRTCHSLYDRPKSFLEAIHPDEREFVQSLTARHIQGDRTETEYRIVQPDGTLRWIWDRGFPIKDESGKVYRIAGIAEDITDRKQAEAALQKFASELEILVAQRTADLAEANTLLQENIAELEIEKQALRQSEQRFRSYFELPLIGIAITSLEKGWLQVNDKLCDIFGYSRQELSEMTWVDLTHPDDLAADIEYFNVILAGKSESYSMDKRFIRKDGGIIHATIAVQCVRRADRSIDYFVALVQDITDRVQAFERLRLLESVVVNANDAVVITEAAPIEEPGPRIIYVNDAFTRMTGYTQQEVLGKTPRILQGPKSDRTALNKLRTALENWQPSVVELINYRKDGSQFWVELSVVPVGDETGWYTHWIAIERDITDRKRSEEALHRRKQQFKTLVENTPDLILRCDKEMRYLYVNPIVEKLTGTPTQNFIGKTFREMGSPEDLSLLWERTLHQVFESGIQQTIEFESPTVLGLRAYQSRLVPELNKEGAIESALIVIRDITELKQAEEERAQLIREQAARVLAEDQQRRFAFLAQASMVLASSLDYETTLAELARLSVPYLADWCIVYIIKEDGAIDRLAVAHRDPTKEKLLLQLQSNSGLDSDRSHPVVEVLRTGKPAFYPEIPDVILQESAIDPEQLQLFKALKPRSAAIVPLVTQGRILGALGFAFGESGRHYTSEDLTLAEELATRAALAVDNSRTHLEAQEANRLKDEFLAILSHELRTPLHAILGWVSLLRAGKVNATMTERALETIERNARLQTQMVSDLLDVSRIIRGKLQLDLCPIDPIPVIMAALDTVRPTAEAKGIELNYDLDPVGQIAGDSDRLQQIVWNLLCNAIKFTPKGGRVEIRLELGNGEWGMGNEKELPIPNAQITVSDTGKGISPKFMPFVFDRFRQENTSNKQNANSTLTRSQTGLGLGLAIVRNLVELHGGTVIAYSLGEGQGATFTVNLPLLEKAKN, from the coding sequence ATGAAAATACATCATCCCAAGACAGGATATGGCATAGGAGTATTGGCAGTAGCATTAGCGCTAATGGTACTGTGGCCGGGGGTGTTGAAAAATTTATTAGTTGCGAAGGATTTTATTCCCCACGGACATTGCTATCTGTGGAAACCGGCACTGGTGTCGCTTCACGTTACTTCCGATCTGCTGATCGGGGGAGCCTATGTTGCCATTTCAGCTACCTTAGCCTATTTAGTCTACAAATCTCATCAAGATATCCCGTTCCACTGGATGTTTCTCTTGTTTGGAACATTTATTATCGCCTGTGGCGGTACCCACTTTATGGAAGTGTGGACGCTGTGGACGCCGACCTATTGGTTATCGGGAGAATTGAAGTTAATGACGGCAGTTGTATCTGTGACAACAGCTGCGGTATTGCCGTCGCTGGTTCCGCAAGTGCTGGCACTTGTGGAAGCGGCTAAAGTTTCTCAAGAGCGAAAACTGAAACTGGAAGCTGCTAACCTTGAACTGGAGACAGTAGCACGCCAACTTCAAGAACTCGATCGCCTCAAAAGCCAGTTTTTCGCTAACGTCAGTCACGAACTGCGAACGCCCCTGGCCTTGATCCTGGGGCCAACAGAAAAATTGCTGGCCTCCGAACAGCTCGATCGGGAACATCGCCATGACTTAAAAGTAGTGCGTCGCAACGCCCAAACCTTGCTCAAACAGGTTAACGATTTGCTTGATGTTTCTAAGTTAGAAGCAGGCAAAATGGGTGTCAGCTACGCTCAAGTAGATTTAGCGGAACTTGTACGACTCACTGCCGCTCACTTTGAAACGCTAGCCGAAGATTTACAGATTTCATTTGCAGTTGAAGGGCCCCAATCCCTGCCCGCACAGGTCGATCCTGAGAAGTTGCAGCGTATATGCTTCAATCTGTTTTCCAACGCTTTCAAATTTACTCCTAATGGTGGCACGATCGGGTGCATTCTGCAAATTCAGAGAGAAGCAGGGGAGAGTGCAGAACGGGAGAGCGGGAGAACGGGAGAGCGGGAGAACGGGAGAACGGGAGAAAATGTACATAATAATTCCCCCATTCCCCCACTCCCCCTTCGCGTCACCATCATCGTTGAAGACAGTGGCCCTGGTGTGCCACCAGAGTTACGAGAAGTTATTTTCGAGCCTTTCCGCCAAGAAGAACGGGGGATGAGTCGTAACTTTGGCAGCACTGGACTGGGATTAGCTATTGTCAAGGAATTTATTGAGTTGCACGGCGGTACTCTAGCAGTTGATGACTCAGCCTTGGGAGGAGCAAAGTTTACTGTAGAACTGCCGTTGCTAGCACCAGCAGGTGTTAGCTTACAAACTCCCATTGATAAGGAAAATATCAATAATGAACTCGCCCGCCAAATACTCGCAGAACTGCAAGTAGAGGAAATTACGGATCGGGATGATTTTTTCCCTCTTCCTCTATCCCCTTCTTCCGAACCCCCACTAATACTGGTAGTCGAAGATAATCCAGAAATGAATCGGTTTATCACACAGACGCTGACACCTGAATATAGAGCAGTAACAGCTTTTAACGGGCGAACAGCACTGGAATTGGCGATTGAGTTGCGTCCCGACTTGATTCTCACCGACATGATGATGCCCGAAATGAGTGGCGAAGAACTGGTGCGGGAGATACGTCTGCACCCGGAACTCGATGCTGTGCCAATTGTGCTGCTGACTGCCAAAGCTGACGACGAGTTGCGCGTGCAGCTGTTGCGAGAAGTAGCACAAGACTATGTGATGAAACCTTTTTCAGTTGAAGAACTGAAGGCGCGGGTGGGCAATCTGATTGCTATGAAGCGAACAAGAGAAATACTTCAGCGGGAGTTGGGATCTGCGACTGAAAACTTGGCAGTGTTAGCGAAGGAAGTACAAGTTCGTCAGCAAGAATTGCAAACAACGCTCTTGTTTTTGCAAGAATCCGAGCAACGCTTCCGCCAACTGGCAGAACACATTCACGAGATTTTCTGGTTGTCTGAACCCGAAAAGGATCGGATTCTGTACATCAGTCCTGCTTACGAACAAATATGGGGCCGCACTTGTCATAGTTTGTACGATCGACCTAAATCTTTTTTGGAGGCCATCCACCCGGACGAGCGCGAGTTCGTGCAATCTCTCACAGCGAGACACATACAAGGAGATCGAACAGAAACTGAATATCGAATCGTTCAGCCTGATGGAACGCTTCGGTGGATATGGGATCGGGGTTTTCCTATTAAAGACGAGTCAGGAAAAGTTTATCGCATCGCTGGGATTGCAGAAGATATTACCGATCGCAAGCAAGCAGAAGCGGCGCTGCAAAAGTTCGCTTCCGAATTAGAAATTTTAGTGGCCCAACGCACTGCCGATCTAGCAGAAGCCAATACGCTGCTGCAAGAAAATATTGCCGAATTAGAGATAGAAAAGCAAGCTTTGCGGCAAAGCGAACAACGTTTCCGCAGCTACTTTGAACTGCCTCTCATCGGTATCGCCATCACATCGCTGGAAAAAGGTTGGCTGCAAGTAAATGACAAATTGTGCGATATTTTTGGCTATTCCCGACAAGAACTGAGCGAGATGACTTGGGTTGATTTAACTCATCCCGATGATTTAGCGGCGGACATCGAGTATTTCAACGTAATTTTGGCGGGCAAAAGCGAAAGCTATTCAATGGACAAGCGGTTTATCCGCAAAGATGGTGGGATAATTCATGCCACCATCGCCGTCCAATGCGTCCGTCGTGCGGACAGGTCAATTGATTATTTTGTCGCTTTAGTTCAGGACATTACCGATCGCGTACAAGCTTTTGAGAGGCTGCGGCTATTAGAATCGGTGGTAGTCAACGCCAATGACGCAGTTGTCATTACCGAAGCTGCGCCGATTGAGGAGCCAGGGCCTCGAATTATTTACGTTAACGATGCCTTCACCCGCATGACGGGCTACACTCAGCAGGAAGTGCTGGGCAAAACGCCGCGAATTTTGCAGGGCCCGAAGAGCGATCGCACTGCCTTAAACAAACTTCGGACAGCTTTGGAAAACTGGCAACCATCGGTAGTTGAATTAATTAACTACCGCAAAGATGGCTCCCAATTCTGGGTTGAACTCAGCGTTGTTCCCGTGGGTGACGAAACAGGGTGGTACACGCACTGGATCGCTATAGAGCGGGATATCACCGATCGCAAGCGTTCAGAAGAGGCACTGCACCGCCGCAAACAACAATTCAAAACTTTAGTTGAAAATACACCCGATCTCATTCTCCGCTGCGACAAAGAAATGCGTTACTTGTATGTAAATCCAATCGTGGAAAAGTTAACAGGAACGCCCACCCAAAACTTCATCGGCAAGACTTTCCGAGAAATGGGTTCGCCAGAAGATTTATCTCTGCTTTGGGAGAGGACGCTGCATCAAGTTTTTGAAAGTGGTATCCAACAAACGATTGAATTTGAGAGCCCCACGGTGCTGGGATTGCGTGCCTATCAATCTCGCTTAGTTCCAGAGTTGAACAAAGAAGGTGCAATAGAATCGGCGCTAATTGTTATTCGCGATATTACCGAACTCAAACAAGCTGAAGAAGAACGCGCCCAACTGATTCGCGAACAAGCAGCTCGTGTCTTGGCAGAAGATCAACAGCGGCGATTTGCTTTCCTCGCCCAGGCTAGCATGGTGCTGGCTTCTTCCCTCGACTACGAAACTACTCTGGCTGAGCTAGCACGCCTTTCGGTGCCTTACCTTGCTGACTGGTGTATCGTTTATATTATTAAAGAAGATGGAGCGATCGATCGGTTGGCAGTCGCCCATAGAGACCCAACCAAGGAAAAACTGCTCCTGCAACTACAAAGCAATTCTGGACTTGACTCGGATCGATCGCACCCAGTAGTAGAAGTTTTACGCACAGGTAAGCCAGCTTTCTATCCTGAAATTCCCGATGTCATACTCCAGGAGAGTGCGATCGATCCCGAACAACTCCAGCTGTTTAAAGCATTAAAACCCCGGTCTGCTGCGATCGTGCCGTTGGTTACTCAAGGCCGAATTCTGGGGGCTTTGGGCTTTGCTTTTGGGGAATCAGGACGCCACTACACTAGCGAAGATCTGACCTTGGCGGAGGAGTTAGCTACTCGCGCCGCCCTAGCAGTAGATAACTCCAGAACGCATCTGGAAGCCCAAGAAGCCAACCGCCTCAAAGACGAATTTCTGGCCATCCTCTCTCACGAACTCCGAACGCCCCTACACGCTATCCTGGGCTGGGTGAGTTTGCTAAGGGCTGGAAAAGTTAACGCTACTATGACAGAACGTGCCTTGGAAACGATCGAGCGCAATGCCCGTTTGCAAACTCAAATGGTTTCTGACTTGCTGGATGTTTCGCGCATTATTCGGGGCAAACTCCAACTCGATCTCTGTCCGATTGACCCCATCCCTGTCATTATGGCTGCTCTCGATACGGTACGACCGACAGCTGAGGCTAAAGGTATTGAGCTGAACTATGACCTCGATCCTGTGGGACAAATTGCGGGTGATAGCGATCGCTTACAGCAAATCGTGTGGAACTTGCTCTGCAATGCGATCAAGTTTACTCCGAAAGGCGGACGGGTGGAAATTCGATTGGAATTGGGGAATGGGGAATGGGGAATGGGGAATGAGAAAGAATTGCCAATTCCCAATGCCCAAATTACGGTAAGCGACACAGGCAAAGGCATTAGTCCTAAGTTTATGCCTTTTGTGTTCGATCGCTTTCGTCAAGAGAATACTAGCAACAAGCAAAATGCCAACAGCACACTGACGCGATCGCAGACTGGACTCGGTTTGGGTTTAGCGATCGTCCGCAATCTCGTAGAATTGCATGGCGGTACTGTGATTGCCTACAGTCTCGGTGAGGGACAGGGGGCGACTTTTACGGTAAATCTACCACTCTTGGAAAAAGCTAAAAATTAA
- the pyk gene encoding pyruvate kinase has product MQLRNSLRRTKIVATIGPACSSPEVLKALIEAGATTLRLNFSHGTHDQHQRNIRLIRQTSFELNQPVGILQDLQGPKIRLGQFENGSIEVKKGASFILTNRQIKGTEEISSVTYDRLAAEVPAGATILLDDGKVEMVVEKVDRITEELHCRIVVGGTLSNSKGVNFPGVYLSIRALTDKDRKDLVFGLDQGVDWVALSFVRNPQDVLEIKELISSAGKRVPVIAKIEKHEAIEQMEAILALCDGVMIARGDLGVELPAEDVPILQKRLIVLANHLGIPIITATQMLDSMANNPRPTRAEISDVANAILDGTDAVMLSNETAVGKYPVEAVATMARIAIRIEQEQAKQTIAHTVTNSGRSIPNAISQAVSQISEQLGAAAIMSLTKTGATARNVSKFRPKTPILAVTPHVDVARQLQMVWGVKPLLMLELASTSQTFQAALNVAQERGLLSQGDLVVMTAGTLQGVAGSTDLIKVEVVTAVLGKGTGLGSGSVSGRARVAHNAVDISNFNQGEILVAPRTSVEFLDAIRKAAGVITEEESLTSHAAIVGLRLGVPVIVGVKNATQSIRDGAILTLDMQRGLVYSGAMATTQTDATVTI; this is encoded by the coding sequence ATGCAACTGCGAAATTCCCTGCGTCGAACAAAAATAGTCGCCACCATTGGCCCAGCCTGTAGCAGCCCAGAAGTCCTGAAGGCTTTGATTGAAGCTGGTGCTACCACCTTGCGACTGAACTTCTCTCACGGAACACATGACCAACACCAGCGCAATATCCGCCTAATCAGGCAGACTTCCTTCGAGCTGAATCAGCCGGTTGGCATACTGCAAGACCTGCAAGGCCCGAAAATTAGACTGGGGCAATTTGAAAACGGCTCGATCGAAGTTAAAAAAGGCGCTAGCTTTATTTTGACCAACCGCCAAATCAAAGGCACCGAGGAAATCAGCTCCGTCACCTACGATCGTCTAGCAGCCGAAGTTCCTGCAGGGGCAACTATTCTTCTCGACGATGGTAAAGTCGAAATGGTTGTGGAGAAAGTAGACCGCATCACCGAAGAATTGCACTGTCGCATCGTTGTAGGCGGAACACTTTCCAACAGCAAAGGCGTCAACTTCCCAGGCGTCTACCTATCCATCAGAGCATTAACCGACAAAGACCGTAAAGACCTCGTATTTGGTCTAGACCAAGGCGTAGACTGGGTAGCACTGAGCTTTGTCCGCAATCCCCAAGACGTACTGGAAATAAAAGAACTTATTTCCAGTGCCGGTAAACGAGTGCCGGTGATTGCCAAAATAGAAAAACACGAAGCGATCGAGCAAATGGAAGCCATTCTTGCCTTATGCGATGGCGTCATGATAGCCAGAGGCGACTTAGGAGTCGAACTACCCGCCGAAGACGTACCCATCCTGCAAAAGCGCCTGATTGTCTTAGCCAACCATCTGGGAATTCCCATCATTACCGCTACCCAGATGTTGGATAGCATGGCTAACAACCCCCGACCCACCCGTGCCGAGATTTCTGATGTAGCCAATGCCATTCTCGACGGAACAGATGCCGTCATGCTTTCCAACGAAACAGCAGTCGGCAAATACCCAGTAGAAGCAGTAGCTACAATGGCTCGCATTGCCATCAGAATTGAGCAAGAACAGGCAAAACAAACGATCGCTCACACAGTCACAAACAGCGGTCGCTCAATACCCAACGCCATCAGTCAAGCAGTCAGCCAAATTTCCGAGCAACTGGGAGCTGCTGCGATTATGAGCTTGACAAAAACAGGTGCCACTGCTCGGAATGTGTCTAAATTCCGACCGAAAACACCTATCCTCGCCGTTACTCCCCACGTTGATGTGGCGCGGCAACTCCAAATGGTATGGGGCGTCAAACCTCTGTTGATGTTGGAGTTAGCTTCAACCAGTCAAACCTTTCAAGCCGCCCTTAACGTTGCCCAAGAAAGGGGTCTGCTTTCTCAGGGAGATTTGGTGGTAATGACTGCCGGTACTCTCCAGGGGGTTGCAGGCTCCACGGATTTGATTAAAGTTGAGGTGGTAACCGCTGTGCTGGGCAAGGGAACCGGCTTAGGATCGGGTTCCGTCAGCGGTCGGGCGCGAGTGGCTCATAATGCTGTGGATATCAGCAATTTCAATCAGGGCGAAATTTTAGTGGCACCCCGCACCAGTGTTGAGTTTCTAGATGCAATTCGCAAGGCGGCTGGGGTTATTACCGAGGAGGAGAGTTTAACTTCTCATGCTGCGATCGTAGGCTTACGTCTGGGCGTGCCGGTAATTGTCGGTGTCAAGAATGCCACTCAGAGCATTCGCGATGGGGCAATTCTCACCCTGGATATGCAGCGGGGTCTGGTTTACTCCGGTGCGATGGCAACTACTCAGACGGATGCTACTGTGACGATTTAG
- the crtR gene encoding beta-carotene hydroxylase, with translation MSEAQRPLTVPKELLGPPGDFNPTLLMFVAAVVMVILSTCGYWLWNWPHPCCFLTNVIALHMAGTVIHDASHNAAHRDRVANAILGHGSALMLGFAFPVFTRVHMQHHVHVNDPENDPDHFVSTGGPLWLIAARFFYHEVFFFKRRLWRKYELLEWFLSRLFVASIVYIACQYDFLGYILNFWFSPALVVGLALGLFFDYLPHRPFQERDRWKNARVYPSPILNVLILGQNYHLIHHLWPSIPWYNYQPAYRATQPLLDEKGCHQSLGLLQGKDFWSFVYDIFLGIRFHGTKESKKQMEETS, from the coding sequence ATGTCGGAGGCACAGAGGCCGCTGACAGTACCTAAAGAGTTATTGGGTCCTCCCGGCGATTTTAATCCTACGCTACTTATGTTTGTAGCCGCTGTTGTTATGGTCATACTTTCAACCTGCGGTTACTGGCTTTGGAATTGGCCGCATCCCTGCTGCTTTTTGACTAATGTCATTGCTTTGCACATGGCAGGGACGGTGATTCACGATGCTTCTCACAATGCTGCTCATCGCGATCGCGTCGCTAATGCTATTTTGGGACACGGTAGTGCCCTCATGTTGGGCTTCGCCTTTCCCGTGTTTACGCGGGTTCATATGCAGCACCACGTCCATGTCAACGATCCAGAAAATGACCCGGATCATTTTGTTTCGACTGGTGGCCCACTCTGGCTGATTGCAGCGAGGTTTTTCTATCACGAGGTGTTTTTCTTTAAGCGGCGTTTGTGGCGCAAGTATGAGCTGCTGGAATGGTTTTTGAGCCGGTTGTTTGTCGCTTCGATTGTCTATATTGCCTGTCAATATGACTTTTTGGGCTATATTCTCAATTTTTGGTTTTCACCGGCATTGGTGGTGGGGCTAGCATTGGGCTTGTTTTTTGATTATTTGCCGCACCGACCATTTCAGGAACGCGATCGCTGGAAAAATGCCCGTGTCTATCCCAGTCCTATTCTCAATGTCTTGATTCTCGGACAAAATTATCACTTAATTCATCATTTGTGGCCTTCGATTCCCTGGTATAATTACCAGCCCGCTTATCGTGCCACTCAGCCGCTTTTGGATGAGAAAGGCTGTCACCAATCTCTGGGACTGCTGCAAGGAAAAGATTTTTGGAGTTTTGTTTATGACATTTTTCTAGGCATTCGTTTTCACGGTACCAAAGAGTCAAAAAAACAGATGGAAGAAACGTCTTAG
- a CDS encoding retroviral-like aspartic protease family protein, whose amino-acid sequence MQLSIKDSMGKITTTLSIANHADQVLAERGFIAPDEMRSIALKNVLVDTGATTLCLPQNVIAQLGLKLLKEVPVETATGIGQARIFEDAKISLMGREGTFECLELPGGSSPLLGVIPLEALGIELDLQNQRLILLPLSPTASYLRI is encoded by the coding sequence ATGCAGTTAAGTATCAAGGACTCAATGGGAAAAATTACTACAACGCTGTCGATCGCAAATCATGCTGACCAAGTTCTAGCTGAACGCGGTTTTATCGCGCCAGACGAAATGCGATCGATCGCCTTGAAAAATGTGCTGGTAGACACTGGCGCTACCACTTTGTGTTTGCCACAGAATGTTATCGCTCAACTTGGCTTAAAACTTCTCAAAGAAGTGCCTGTAGAGACGGCAACTGGCATAGGTCAGGCACGCATTTTTGAAGATGCCAAAATTTCTTTAATGGGACGAGAAGGAACGTTTGAATGTTTAGAATTGCCGGGAGGCTCATCTCCATTGCTGGGAGTAATTCCCTTGGAGGCGTTAGGTATTGAACTGGATTTGCAAAATCAAAGGCTTATTCTTTTGCCTTTGAGTCCGACAGCTAGTTATCTAAGAATTTAG
- the rtcA gene encoding RNA 3'-terminal phosphate cyclase, whose translation MIHIDGSYGEGGGQVLRTSLSLAAITGETIRIENIRAGRKKPGLAAQHLTAVRAAAAICQAQVRGDALRSMMLEFVPGSQVQAGHYTFDVSEARQGGSAGALTLVLQTILLPLALAADDSQVTLRGGTHVPFSPPLTYIQEVYLPIASRMGVQASVRLNAWGWYPQGGGEVVLRVTGGNTLEGINLLSSGALRQVRGVAVVTKLPSHIPDRMAHRAENILREANLQVNIKALRERGIAPGAGIFLTSEYKNSLAGFSALGRQNFPAEKVAEMACEELLNFHEKVAPVDVHLADQLLLPSALASSQSQYRVAEISTHLTTNAWVIQQFGLAEINIDETEKIVAIAPLISSPNERP comes from the coding sequence ATGATTCACATTGATGGTTCTTATGGAGAAGGTGGCGGACAGGTACTTCGCACCTCACTGAGTCTGGCTGCTATTACTGGTGAGACGATCCGCATCGAAAACATTCGGGCGGGACGCAAAAAACCCGGACTTGCGGCTCAACATCTGACTGCTGTAAGGGCAGCGGCGGCAATTTGTCAAGCCCAAGTGCGCGGTGATGCACTGCGATCGATGATGCTGGAATTTGTACCTGGTAGCCAAGTGCAGGCGGGACACTATACTTTCGATGTCTCGGAGGCGCGGCAAGGCGGTTCTGCTGGCGCTCTTACCCTCGTTTTGCAAACCATCTTATTACCCTTAGCGCTAGCTGCCGATGACTCTCAGGTAACGCTGCGAGGGGGAACTCACGTCCCTTTTAGCCCTCCCCTTACTTATATCCAGGAAGTCTACTTGCCGATCGCAAGTCGGATGGGTGTGCAAGCTTCCGTAAGACTGAATGCTTGGGGTTGGTATCCCCAAGGTGGCGGAGAGGTGGTGTTGCGGGTAACTGGAGGTAATACCTTGGAGGGGATTAATTTGCTCTCTAGCGGCGCTTTGCGACAGGTGCGGGGTGTTGCGGTGGTGACGAAACTGCCGTCCCACATTCCAGACAGAATGGCTCATCGAGCCGAAAATATTTTGCGAGAGGCTAACCTCCAAGTTAATATTAAAGCGCTGCGGGAGCGGGGTATTGCACCGGGAGCGGGTATTTTTCTCACATCTGAATACAAAAATAGTTTAGCTGGCTTTAGTGCCTTGGGGCGTCAGAATTTTCCTGCTGAAAAAGTAGCTGAAATGGCTTGTGAGGAGTTACTTAATTTCCATGAAAAAGTAGCGCCCGTTGATGTTCATCTTGCCGATCAATTGTTGTTACCATCTGCTTTAGCGTCGTCACAAAGTCAGTATCGCGTGGCTGAAATTAGCACCCATTTAACGACAAATGCTTGGGTAATTCAGCAGTTTGGCTTGGCAGAAATAAATATAGATGAAACTGAAAAAATTGTCGCGATCGCACCTTTAATATCATCTCCTAACGAGCGCCCATAA
- a CDS encoding FAD-binding oxidoreductase — protein MTATSIKPSDWDALTAALQGIEIITDPIQVAKLSQDYHTFSPILQAQLAGKTGELVVRPANEAEVLRAAAACVKFKVPLTVRGAGTGNYGQCVPLQGGVILDMTRMQNICWVKPGVARVEAGVKLAQLDKKAKEIGWEMRMAPSTYRTATIGGFIAGGSGGIGSITYGLLADRGNLLALRVVTLEETPRAIDLRGDDVQKVNHAWGINGIITELEIPLGPAYPWAEAIVTFESFMAAARFGQALANADGMMKKLICITASPIPSYLTALRPYIPDGTHAALLMVAETSLEPLQDMVKEFGGTITYQKLAQDSGKGFHLAEFTWNHTTLHARNVDPSITYLQSIFPADKSLKLVEHMYDRFGDEVMMHLEFFRVGGTAIPGALQLVRYTTEERLNEIIRYHEEQGVFIANPHVYILELGGRKKVDIEQLKFKEMVDPYGLLNPGKMRVRLEQ, from the coding sequence ATGACCGCAACATCAATTAAACCTAGTGACTGGGATGCCCTGACCGCTGCATTGCAAGGAATCGAAATCATTACCGATCCGATCCAAGTAGCTAAATTATCCCAGGATTACCATACTTTTAGCCCCATTTTACAAGCCCAGCTAGCCGGAAAGACAGGCGAGCTGGTTGTCCGTCCAGCCAACGAAGCAGAAGTGTTGCGGGCAGCCGCCGCCTGCGTAAAATTCAAGGTGCCTCTGACAGTGCGAGGCGCTGGTACTGGCAACTACGGGCAATGCGTACCGCTACAAGGCGGCGTCATCTTGGATATGACCCGAATGCAGAATATCTGCTGGGTGAAACCGGGGGTAGCGCGGGTAGAAGCTGGTGTCAAGCTGGCGCAACTGGATAAAAAAGCCAAAGAAATCGGCTGGGAAATGCGGATGGCACCCTCGACGTATCGGACGGCAACTATTGGAGGTTTTATTGCCGGTGGTAGTGGCGGTATAGGTTCTATTACCTATGGACTGCTGGCCGATCGCGGCAATCTGCTCGCCCTACGAGTAGTCACCCTGGAAGAGACTCCACGTGCGATCGACTTACGAGGAGACGACGTTCAGAAAGTAAATCATGCCTGGGGCATCAACGGCATCATTACTGAGTTAGAGATTCCCCTGGGGCCAGCTTATCCTTGGGCAGAAGCGATCGTCACCTTTGAAAGCTTCATGGCAGCTGCGCGATTTGGACAAGCCCTGGCGAATGCAGATGGAATGATGAAAAAACTTATTTGCATCACAGCATCGCCAATTCCCAGCTATCTTACCGCTTTACGCCCATACATTCCCGACGGCACTCACGCTGCACTGCTGATGGTGGCAGAAACCTCCCTAGAACCATTGCAAGATATGGTAAAGGAATTCGGCGGCACAATTACCTATCAAAAACTGGCACAGGACTCCGGTAAAGGTTTCCATCTGGCCGAATTTACCTGGAATCACACCACCTTACACGCTCGCAATGTCGATCCGTCCATAACTTACCTGCAAAGCATATTCCCCGCAGACAAAAGCCTTAAGCTAGTTGAGCATATGTACGATCGCTTCGGCGACGAAGTAATGATGCACCTGGAATTTTTCCGAGTAGGCGGTACAGCAATTCCTGGCGCTTTGCAACTCGTTCGCTACACCACAGAAGAACGCCTCAACGAAATTATTCGCTATCACGAAGAACAGGGCGTCTTTATTGCCAATCCCCACGTTTATATTTTGGAATTGGGAGGTAGAAAGAAAGTTGATATCGAACAGCTAAAATTTAAGGAAATGGTCGATCCTTATGGGCTGCTCAATCCAGGTAAAATGCGAGTACGTTTGGAGCAATGA